The stretch of DNA TGGAGGAACCATACACGCAGTTTATACCGCCACCAAATTGGTTGCCGAAGACAACAATATGCGCAAACCTAATATAGGCATGGCTTTGCAAGCAAAAAAAGATTTTGAGGGGTTGGATTTTTCAAAAAGCATTATGGTGGGCGATTCTGTTTCCGATTTGCAATTCGGTAAAAATGCAGGAATGAAAACGGTATATATTTCGCAAATGGAACAAGACCATCCTTTAGCAGATATTACATTACATAGCCTCAACGATTTAGCCACGCTAATTACCCACAGTTAGTCTGTTTCCGGCAATTCCTCATCTTCTTTTATTTCTGCATCAGGTGTGGTATTGGCGGCTTTCTTCTTTTTTTTCTTCTTCTTAAAAAGCTCTTTAAACTTATCGAAATCTTTACGGAAAGTTATTCCCACTCCGGTACGGTTTCTATTTCGCAAGTTAAAGTTATCGTAATCGGTTCGGTTAAATACTTTTGCCCTCCAAGTGCCTTCTTTATCGAGTTTATACTCTAATTGAAAATCGCCTGCTACGTTGGCAGTAGCCACACGGCTGGTTCCGGTACCTGTGTTGTCTATTACCGTTGTATTACCAAAATCTACATTACCACCTGCACTCAACGAGAGCCTATCATTAAAAAAGCGTTTGGTTAATGCCAATTGCAATTCTCTGCGAGTATCCAATGCAGCATCATCGCCCGATGCAGTTGCACCTTGTTGGTTATACTGCCTATAGCCAAAATTTACATCAAAATCATTTACAAAATTTGAAAAGAAATTATTGAGATAGAGCGACAACTGCGAAGACACAAATTCGCCCAGTGTATTGGCTACGCCTCCGCCAATAGATTCTGTTCCCATTGAATTATTCAATGTATTTCCCGGTGGTAAAAAACGGTTCATTAC from Chitinophagales bacterium encodes:
- a CDS encoding HAD-IIIA family hydrolase, which translates into the protein MKLPFTIDKSWTLFLDRDGVINLHYPNDYVKHWQEFIFLEGALDAISQLSHVFKRIIVVTNQQGVGKGLMSDSDLLFIHEEMRKAVRKNGGTIHAVYTATKLVAEDNNMRKPNIGMALQAKKDFEGLDFSKSIMVGDSVSDLQFGKNAGMKTVYISQMEQDHPLADITLHSLNDLATLITHS